The DNA window GGGGCAAGAATTTGTGTTTCCATTAATGATATCCACCTTTTTTCATAGATGGGCACTGTACCCTCCAGGAAGAGTGCCTGGTGGTGTCACGGTACATGTAagtgatgaggatggtgatgttgacatTGAGACTCCAACGTCTTTGCAGGTAATAACTTGTTACTGTTTTTGCTTTTCTCCAAACTTTGCCCCCATATCATTTCATATTATTTTGATCGTTTGCAGTGGTGGCTTGATATCTATCCTCATCTTGCTGAACACGAGAAACCACTGGAATGCACACAATTACCAGGAGAGACCATATTTGTTCCTAGTGGATGGTGGCATTGTGTTCTAAACCTTGAGACTACTGTCGCAGTTACACAAAACTTTGTCAATCAATCAAATTTTGAGCATGTATGTCTAGACATGGCACCTGGTCACTGTCACAAAGGAGTTTGTCGTGCTGGCTTACTTGCTGTTCCAGGAAAATCTATTAGAGATATTGAAAATCATCCGCCTGGAACAATGAGTGCATGGAACCACAATGACATGACTCGTGCAGAAAAAAGACTGAAAGGTTCAGGGTCCGGAAGAGCTTCAAACAGTGCAAATCAGTGTGCTTCATTTGAGTTCTCAGATGTCCATGAAAGTTTGGAGAACCAAGTTTTCTCGTATGATATAGGTTTCTTATCCCAATTTCTTGAGAAGGAAAAAGATCACTATACTTCTGTCTGGAGTCCTACTAATCCAATTGGCCAGAGAGAAGCAAGAGAATGGCTGCGAAGGCTATGGGTTCTTAAGCCTGAACTGAGAGGACTAATATGGAAGGTGATCTTTGTTCCATCATTTACATAAATTTTACTTTGTCAATTTTTATATGAAATACCATGTGGTTTATATATCTGTTTCTTGATAATGTTTTGTTCCTTGTGCCAACATATATGTCTGTTCCTGTAGGGTGCATGCCTAGCAATAAGTGTGGACAAATGGTATGCATGCTTAGAGGAAATAAGTGCATGCCATAGTTTACCACCACCGTCAGAGGATGAGAAGCTTCCTGTTGGCACAGGTAGCAACCCAGTAAGTATACAATTACTTTTACTTGCTGTCTCAGATTTACAACTGTCAATAAATAATTCTGTCGTGTTAGTATCATGTAATTCGTGTTGGTTTGAAATACTTACTCAACATGTTAGGGTTATTTCTCACAGAAATTGATTCGTGTAGAATATCCTGGTTTACTTGTTACTGCATCTGTGGTTTCTGCCTTGCAAGGTTGGTTCCGACTTTAGAAGATTTATAGATATACATACTTGCTCACTGCTATGCGCCAATGCCAAGACATTAAACATATCTGAGATTCTAAGATACTCCTATGATGCCAGTTAGTGTCATATTGCGCTGCATATACACTCATTGTTGCATGGTATGTGAATATAACCTGTACCACAATTTTTCAGGTCTTCATTGTTTCTGACAATGTGATTAAAATCTATGCTGAAGGAGGCCTGGGTTATTCTGCCCATGGTTTAGGCACAGAGGTAATGTTGCATTGGTTCTGCAACTTAATAAAATTAAATGCAACACTCACGATATTGATCACTTTCCTGATGCAGCTTGAGTTCTATAATCTTCTGCGAAAAGTTGGCTCGCCTTTGATCAATCACGTCCCTGAGATCATTGCAAGTGGATTTCTTGTGTACGAAGATGGCGTCTACAGAACAGTCCCATGGGATGGAAAAGGAATGCCAGATGTTTTGGCTAAATACTATCCTCTGGAGCTTTCTTACACAAACAGCTGTTTTCCTCTTGGATTATGGAGCAAACAGCAGTTTGGAATGGATAGTTCCACTGAATGTTCAAACAAACCTATTTGGCCTTACATGGTTACGAGAAAATGCAAAGGGGATATCTTTGCTCGTGTGTAAGTTTTATTCATTTCTCAAGTCAAAATGGgagtaattacttaattaattatgtaAATACGTGCTTACTGTTCTCTTCATTTTTCTTAGCCGTGATACATTGTCCAAGGCTGACCTTTTGAATCTGGCATCATCCTTGGGAGTTCAAATGCGAAATATCCATTTATTACCCCTTCCACATGGGGAACCATTACCCAAACCTGAAGACAATAATGTGAGAGACAGTGATCCACCTGAATGGAAACAAGTAATTTCTACTTTAAACGGAAGAAGGAATAATATAAAGAAGCACCTAGCTAACTGGTAAGTGAAAAACTTCTAAAGCAGGTTTATTTGGCTAGTTTTAATGAGTTTTACTAAAACAGGACATTTTGTTGCTCAGTTTTATTTTATCCAATAACTGTGGGTCTGCAAGTCAATTTTGTGTCCACAGACCACAGTCAGATGTAAAGTGATTAAGAAGATATTGTCAAATTATAGAATGGTTCACTTGCAACTTAAAATCCTCTACTAGGGTTACAAAAAAATTGTAGAGGCAGGCATCCAATAAATAACCATTACATTATTTATTGTTTTAATATTTCTTTTTTTACGGAATTTCTTTAAAATGATTCTTTGACGAAATTATTTTAACATTTCAACATTAGCAATATATAAGTAGCAATGACTATGCATTGATTTGGTATTGAGTTGTTTTAGCCAAAATGCTACAAGCCTACCATAAATCCATAATATTATATTTATATAGAATTCCATACGCTGCTTTATACCTCAACATTGTTTACATATCTGTGAAGGGGGGGTACTGTCCCAACAGTTTTAATTGAGAAGGCTGAAGAATATCTCCCTGCTGATATGAGCTCTCTAATCAAGTTTGTTAAGGTACTTTTTCAATTTCATCTTCTTCATATGCATCTGTGGTCGAACTTTGTGTTTAATGGTATGATTGGACAATCAGGATGACGATGGTGACTCAGTGTACACATTCCCTTGTTGGATACATTCAGATATTATGGACGATAACATTCTTACTCAGAGGTCCCTCACTGATGCCAAAAGCACTTGTGAGAGAGATCTGGAGAAACTGGATGCAATTAATATAATTGACTTCAGTGATCTGTCCATCGGTAAGCGGCCAGTTCACTTTGTTCCCTGGAAATCTGACATtgctttatttgaacatttaacaaAATAGTTTGCGTAATACTGGCATCTGAAACCGAAGATGGGATAACTATATATCTGTAAAAATGCTTAAATTGAGCTGCTCATATCTACCAGTCTGCACTGTGAAAACTTCTGTTAGATTGTAAATCAAAGTTTATATTTATTTGATCTTAATTTGATTGCGACCAAAAACTGTTTGTCGTAACAGGGGATCCTCTATGTGACTTGATTCCGCTGCACCTGGATGTTTTCCGTGGGGATATTGATCTTCTCAGGGAGTACCTAAGAAGCTACCAGCTTCCTTTCCTGAGAGGGAAATCAAACAATGATATCTACAAGTCGGTGCGAAATTCGAAGTTCAGCACTGCGTCATATCGCGCGATGTAAGTGCATACATGCATAAATAAATCAGAGCAGCCCACATTATCCGTGTTTTATCCTTCCCTGCGCTCTATCTCGGAATGATCAGTGATCCTTGTTGGTTTGTCAGTCGCTCGGTCTCCCAAGGGAGGGAGAAACATGTTTGGCTCTGATGCGCGGTGCTCTTACATTGCAGGTGCTACTGCATGCTGCACGAGGACAACGTGCTGGCAGCTATattcgggctgtggaaagagctgcGAGCTGCAACGTCGTGGGAGGAGGTCGAGCACTTGGTCTGGGATGACCTTAACCGATACCAGCAATCGTCGCCTACACTCTCTAGCTAGCAGACTCGTCACGACTAACGCTCAGAAGAAATAATGCGTACTGCTCCGCTACTCCCTTCGACATGTTGCCCAGCTTCCGCTCGTTTAAGAGCAAAGAAACAATAAGGGGCAAAAAAATTTGTTTACTCGTGTGTGTAGCAGCTTTTTTCTTCTTTCATTTTCCTTTCTTTTGGGAGAGAGCAGCTTTGCCGTTGAATGGATCATGAAGCGTGCAGTTGTACCGCATAGTAGTGTGACACGTTGGG is part of the Triticum dicoccoides isolate Atlit2015 ecotype Zavitan unplaced genomic scaffold, WEW_v2.0 scaffold121213, whole genome shotgun sequence genome and encodes:
- the LOC119343274 gene encoding F-box protein At1g78280-like; the encoded protein is MKQYLKSFSLCSVMYILCNEEPLWMSKYLSVGGHLEYKGSWKKTTLSRLSLCSGNSELEQKARHFDGFNSLFLYRRWYRCFTTLSNYSFDNGHVERKDDLSLDHFHSQYDGKGPVLLGKLAETWPARTKWAIQQLVHDYGEVTFRISQRSPKKIIMKLKDYVSYMELQHDEDPLYIFDDKFGETTPALLEDYRVPHLFQEDLFGVLDYEQRPAFRWLIIGPERSGASWHVDPGLTSAWNTLLCGRKRWALYPPGRVPGGVTVHVSDEDGDVDIETPTSLQWWLDIYPHLAEHEKPLECTQLPGETIFVPSGWWHCVLNLETTVAVTQNFVNQSNFEHVCLDMAPGHCHKGVCRAGLLAVPGKSIRDIENHPPGTMSAWNHNDMTRAEKRLKGSGSGRASNSANQCASFEFSDVHESLENQVFSYDIGFLSQFLEKEKDHYTSVWSPTNPIGQREAREWLRRLWVLKPELRGLIWKGACLAISVDKWYACLEEISACHSLPPPSEDEKLPVGTGSNPVFIVSDNVIKIYAEGGLGYSAHGLGTELEFYNLLRKVGSPLINHVPEIIASGFLVYEDGVYRTVPWDGKGMPDVLAKYYPLELSYTNSCFPLGLWSKQQFGMDSSTECSNKPIWPYMVTRKCKGDIFARVRDTLSKADLLNLASSLGVQMRNIHLLPLPHGEPLPKPEDNNVRDSDPPEWKQVISTLNGRRNNIKKHLANWGGTVPTVLIEKAEEYLPADMSSLIKFVKDDDGDSVYTFPCWIHSDIMDDNILTQRSLTDAKSTCERDLEKLDAINIIDFSDLSIGDPLCDLIPLHLDVFRGDIDLLREYLRSYQLPFLRGKSNNDIYKSVRNSKFSTASYRAMCYCMLHEDNVLAAIFGLWKELRAATSWEEVEHLVWDDLNRYQQSSPTLSS